The nucleotide sequence CGTCCTGTCCCTGCAGATGAACGTCGCCCTCGACGAGGCGTCCATCAGCGAGAAGAACACGATTATCGAGACCGAAGATGCGGCGATGGCGGCTCAGGTCGAGAACTACAAGAAGTACAAGCAGCAGGCACTCGCCGCCATCGATCGCCTGATCGCGCTGGCTGACACAGACGTTCGCCGCACAATTAATCTGGGCATTAAAAACGACCTGAACGCGTTCTTCGCCGCGGCGGAGCGGTCGATCGCGCTGGGCCTTAAGAACAGCAGCGTCGAGGCTTCCAAGGTGTCCAACACCGAGGTTCGTCCGGCTCGCCGAAAGGTTGTCGAATCCGTCGTCCAGCGCGTTGAAGCCAATCTGCGCGACCTTGAAGCAGCGAAGGCGCAGGCAGCGGAGATCGCCGGGGCGGCCTCCGTCACCCTCACCAGCCTCGCCGTGGCGGGCCTGCTGACAGCGTTCGGCCTGCTCGGCGCTATCGCTATCTGGGGCGCCGTCCGGCCGATGGGCCGGCTCGTCGACGTGCTCCAGCGCATGGCCAAGGGGGACATCGACGCCGAGATCGCGGAGGCCCGCCGCGGCGACGAGATCGGCGCTATCGGCAAGGCTGTCGAGGGCATCAAGGCCATGGTTGCGCAGAAGGCGGTCGAGCAGGCCGAGGTCAGGCGCATCGCCGATGAAGCAGCCGCCATCGAGCGCAAGCGCACGATGCTGGAGCTGGCTGACGGCTTCGAGCGTAGCGTGGGCGGGATCGTCGGCATGGTCTCGTCATCTGCCACCGAGTTGCAGGCGACCGCCAGCACGATGACCGCCACAGCAACCCAAACCGCGAGCCAGTCCACCACCGTTGCGGCGGCTGCAGAAGAGGCCGCCTCCAACGTCAGCACCGTCGCCGCCGCCGCTGAGGAGCTCGGCGCCTCCGTCCAGGAGATCGGACGCCAGGTCAGCGGTTCTGCCAACCTCGCGCAAACCGCCGCGGGCGAAGCGGACCAGACGGCCCACCTCGTTGGCGCACTGAGCCAAGCCGCAACCCGGATCGGCGATGTTGTGAGCCTGATCTCGAACATCGCCGGGCAGACGAACCTGCTGGCGCTGAACGCCACCATCGAGGCGGCGCGCGCCGGCGAGGCGGGCCGCGGCTTCGCGGTGGTGGCGAGCGAGGTCAAGGAACTGGCGGCACAGACGGCGCGGGCCACCGACGAGATCTCGGGGCAGATCGCACAGATCCAGGGTGCGACGGGTCAGGCGGTGACAGCAATCGGGACGATTACGAGCCGGATTCGGGAGATCAACGCGGTGACGGCGACGATCGCCGCCGCGGTGGAGGAGCAGGGGGCAGCCACGCAGGAGATCGTGCGCAACGTCTCGCAGGCTGCCACCGGCACGGGCCAGGTGACGAGCAACATCGCAGGCGTGGCACAGGCCTCCGAGGAGACAGGGGCGGCCGCTAGCCAGGTGCTGTCCGCGGCGTCCGAGCTCTCGCGCCAGTCCGAGCATCTCGGTGCGGAGGTGGCGCGCTTCCTCAACACGGTGCGGGCCGCCTGATGAGGGGAGCCGAGATCCACGTCCTGCCGACCACGGGCCTCGCGACACTGCAGGTCAGCCGCATCGTCAGCGAGCTGGCCGAGGCGCATGCAGCAGGGGTCGATCTCGGCTCACGGGTGCCGCACATCCAAGCCAACAGCGATGCGCTTCTGAACCTGCACGACGATCTGGAGCGCGAACTCGCTGGCCTGTGGTTGGCCTTGGAGCAACTCGGTGGGCGCGGCCGACACGCTGGAGTGATGCTGCAGCATCTGCTGGAAGAGGTTCGGCAACTCGTTGATATGGCTCGCCGTTACCCGCATCAAGGTCAAGGCTCGTGGTCAGCAGACGCCGCTCCCGAGCTCTGACCGACGCGCAGCAGATCCCTTATAAACACCTAACGGTCTCGCTCCTTGGAATCTGATTTCTTCTGCTCGATTTCTGCGCACATCTAAGCGGCTGAAAAACGGTCATATTTCTCGGATGTCTGATCGCACAACGAGAGGGCGGCTCGGGTTGAGAAATGGCATTTGAGCAGGCGGAGGCTGTACCGCTGCTGTGCGCCATAAGCAGCCTTTCAAGCAAAGCCGCTGGAGTGGCCGCTTGGCTTCCGAGGGCTGCCGTTGGCATGGAATGGCTGGTCCAGGCGGCCACACTCAGGCCGTTCGAGGGTGGGATGAGGTGGGCCTGACGGAGCGGCCCGATCCGCTCGATCGGCGGTGACGAGGGAGGCCGTCCACGCGAAGCGGATGCGAGTGGCATGCTCCTCGGCTTGACCGTTTCAGGCAAACGGCGACGCAACGCAGCGCTTGGACGGAGCGCTCGCCTGCCAACCCAGCGGTTCCGCCCTCGGACATCCGAATTCGTCGGGCGATATGGTGGAGGACCGGGCGCGAGAAGGACTGACGCGACCTCGCCCTCTCAGTCCTTGCCCGTTGGAAGAGGCATGCGGACGGAGACCCGCAACCCGTCCGGGGCGAAGTCGACCGCCACCTCGGCGCCGGTTTGTGTTGCCAGGACCTTGTTGAGGAGGCGATGGCCGAAGCCCTCGCGGGTGGGATGTCCGACCGGTGGGCCGTCGTGCTCGGCCCAGTCCCAGCGCAGGGCGTGCCCGGCATGTCCATCTTCGATCCACCACGTCACCTGGAGCCGCCCATTCGGGTCAGCCAGAGAGCCGTGCTTCAAGGCATTGGTGGTCAACTCGTGCAGGGCCATGCCGACCGGCACCGCGTGATCGGACGGCAGCACGACCCTGGGTCCGTCTAAGGATACGCGCCCGCCCTCGTTATAGGGGTCTAGCTCGGCCCGAAGCAGTCCTTCGAACGAGGCGGCCTGGGCGACGTCCTCGGTGATCAGCGCGTGCGTCCGCGCCAGCGACGCGATCCGACCCGAAAAGGCGCGGGTGAATTCCGGGATGCTGAGGGAGCTGCGCACGGTCGCGTTCAGCACGGCCTGGACGGTCGCCAGCGTGTTCTTCACGCGGTGGTGAAGCTCGCGCACCATCAAGTCTTGGCGGTCCTCGTAAGCACGTCGCTCGGTCACGTCTCGTTGCGTCGCGACCCAGTGCGTGATGCGCCCGCCGGCCTCTCGCACAGGCGTGATCACCCACTCGACTACGTAGGTCGAACCGTCCTTCCGATAGTTGACCGCCTCGCCCTGGGCGGCCTCGCCGGCTTCGAGCCTGGACCGCAAGCGGTCCAGCTCGGCGCGGTCCGTGTCCGGCCCCTGGAGGATGCGCGGCGTATGTCCGACCACCTCGTACGCCTCGTATCCAGTCAGGCGCAGGAAAGCTGGGTTGGCGTACTCGATACGGGGTCCCGGCTCGTCGAGATCGGCCGAGGTGATC is from Methylorubrum sp. B1-46 and encodes:
- a CDS encoding methyl-accepting chemotaxis protein, whose product is MSWLTNLRLLGKLAIPAAVMLIVSAGIILLARDKLATLAENTQHIVDVNAARAVLSLQMNVALDEASISEKNTIIETEDAAMAAQVENYKKYKQQALAAIDRLIALADTDVRRTINLGIKNDLNAFFAAAERSIALGLKNSSVEASKVSNTEVRPARRKVVESVVQRVEANLRDLEAAKAQAAEIAGAASVTLTSLAVAGLLTAFGLLGAIAIWGAVRPMGRLVDVLQRMAKGDIDAEIAEARRGDEIGAIGKAVEGIKAMVAQKAVEQAEVRRIADEAAAIERKRTMLELADGFERSVGGIVGMVSSSATELQATASTMTATATQTASQSTTVAAAAEEAASNVSTVAAAAEELGASVQEIGRQVSGSANLAQTAAGEADQTAHLVGALSQAATRIGDVVSLISNIAGQTNLLALNATIEAARAGEAGRGFAVVASEVKELAAQTARATDEISGQIAQIQGATGQAVTAIGTITSRIREINAVTATIAAAVEEQGAATQEIVRNVSQAATGTGQVTSNIAGVAQASEETGAAASQVLSAASELSRQSEHLGAEVARFLNTVRAA
- a CDS encoding HWE histidine kinase domain-containing protein produces the protein MSGAGAVDLRLLRAAVQAFGEAILITSADLDEPGPRIEYANPAFLRLTGYEAYEVVGHTPRILQGPDTDRAELDRLRSRLEAGEAAQGEAVNYRKDGSTYVVEWVITPVREAGGRITHWVATQRDVTERRAYEDRQDLMVRELHHRVKNTLATVQAVLNATVRSSLSIPEFTRAFSGRIASLARTHALITEDVAQAASFEGLLRAELDPYNEGGRVSLDGPRVVLPSDHAVPVGMALHELTTNALKHGSLADPNGRLQVTWWIEDGHAGHALRWDWAEHDGPPVGHPTREGFGHRLLNKVLATQTGAEVAVDFAPDGLRVSVRMPLPTGKD